The following nucleotide sequence is from candidate division TA06 bacterium.
CCTGGATCCCAAACCAAAAGCCCAGGTCCTTGATGTGGTCCAGTTCGGCCTGGATCAGGTTGTAATGGGCTTCTTCCATTTCGGCCAGCCGGGCGTATATGGCCTGAGCGTTCTTATCCTCCGCCTTCTGGCCTTCGCGCTTGTAAAAGTTGACGGCCTTGCGCTCCATCTCCAGGGCCAGGTTCAGGGCCGAAAGATCGTCAGGGCTGCCCTGACCGGCCGGGGCCAGGTCTTTGGGCGAGGCCAAATGGGGGAGGATCTCCTCGATGTCCGACGGCTGGAATTTGGCTTTGACCCATTTCTGGCCAGCCATCAGGTTGTCCAGTTCTTTTTCCAGAATATTCAGATGTCCAAATTCATCCTGGCAGAGCCGCAGGAACATGTCCTTACCCGAAACATTCTTGGTCTGGCGGGCGAATTTGAAATATGTTTCCAGGGCGCTTTTTTCCGACTGGATGGCCTTCTGCAGGGCGTCCCGGCCGGCATCTGCCGGTTTGACTGGTTTGACAGGCTTGGTCTGCTTTTTCATAGAAGTATTCTCAGATATTATATGCTGGGGAACTTTGACAGGAGTGCCTTCGCTGAAGCTAGTGCCTCCGCTAAAGCTATGGCAC
It contains:
- a CDS encoding ferritin family protein, giving the protein MKKQTKPVKPVKPADAGRDALQKAIQSEKSALETYFKFARQTKNVSGKDMFLRLCQDEFGHLNILEKELDNLMAGQKWVKAKFQPSDIEEILPHLASPKDLAPAGQGSPDDLSALNLALEMERKAVNFYKREGQKAEDKNAQAIYARLAEMEEAHYNLIQAELDHIKDLGFWFGIQEFTLESNE